A single window of Doryrhamphus excisus isolate RoL2022-K1 chromosome 5, RoL_Dexc_1.0, whole genome shotgun sequence DNA harbors:
- the usp46 gene encoding ubiquitin carboxyl-terminal hydrolase 46 produces the protein MTVRNIASICNMGTNASALEKDIGPEQFPINEHYFGLVNFGNTCYCNSVLQALYFCRPFRENVLAYKAQQKKKENLLTCLADLFHSIATQKKKVGVIPPKKFISRLRKENDLFDNYMQQDAHEFLNYLLNTVADILQEEKKQEKQNGRLKNNGTAVPETETENKTEPTWVHDIFQGTLTNETRCLNCETVSSKDEDFLDLSVDVEQNTSITHCLRDFSNTETLCSEYKYYCETCCSKQEAQKRMCVKKLPMILALHLKRFKYMEQLHRYTKLSYRVVFPLELRLFNTSGDAVNLDRMYDLVAVVVHCGSGPNRGHYITIVKSHGFWLLFDDDIVEKIDAHAIEEFYGLTSDISKNSESGYILFYQSRE, from the exons ATGACTGTCAGAAACATCGCCTCCATTTGTAATATG GGCACCAATGCCTCTGCTCTGGAGAAAGACATCGGCCCGGAGCAGTTCCCAATCAATGAGCACTACTTTGGACTGGTCAAT TTTGGAAACACATGCTACTGCAACTCGGTGCTCCAGGCACTCTACTTCTGCCGGCCCTTCCGTGAGAACGTGCTGGCCTACAAGgcacagcagaagaagaaggagaaccTCCTCACCTGCCTGGCCGACCTCTTCCACTCCATCGCCACGCAGAAGAAGAAAGTGGGCGTTATCCCACCCAAGAAGTTCATCTCACGTCTGCGCAAAGAGAACG ATCTGTTTGACAACTACATGCAGCAGGATGCCCACGAGTTTCTCAACTACCTGCTGAACACGGTGGCCGACATCCTACAGGAGGAGAAGAAGCAGGAGAAGCAGAATGGCCGCCTCAAGAACAATGGCACCGCTGTGCCCGAGACGGAGACAGAGAACAAGACCGAGCCCACCTGGGTTCATGACATCTTCCAAGGCACGCTCACGAATGAGACTCGCTGCCTCAACTGTGAAACG GTGAGCAGCAAAGATGAAGATTTTCTTGATCTTTCTGTGGACGTGGAGCAGAACACATCAATAACACACTGCCTCAG GGACTTCAGCAACACAGAGACGTTGTGCAGCGAGTACAAGTACTACTGCGAGACGTGCTGCAGCAAGCAGGAGGCTCAGAAACG CATGTGTGTGAAGAAGCTGCCAATGATCCTGGCGCTGCACCTGAAGAGGTTCAAGTACATGGAGCAGCTCCACCGCTACACCAAGCTGTCCTATCGAGTGGTCTTCCCTCTGGAGCTCCGCCTCTTCAACACGTCCGGGGATGCTGTCAACCTGGACCGCATGTATGATCTGGTGGCGGTGGTGGTCCACTGTGGCAG TGGTCCAAATAGAGGCCATTACATCACCATTGTGAAGAGTCACGGCTTCTGGCTGCTGTTTGACGATGACATCGTGGAG AAAATAGATGCCCACGCCATCGAGGAGTTTTATGGGCTTACCTCAGACATCTCCAAGAACTCCGAGTCAGGATACATCCTCTtctaccagtccagggagtgA
- the rasl11b gene encoding ras-like protein family member 11B gives MRLIQNMSTIAECATPEYTLASRAIKIAVIGGSGVGKTALVVRFLTRRFIGDYERNAGNLYSREVQVDGDQVSLQVQDTPGAELADNGIIIPDHVTCSIQWADAVVLVFSVTDRRSFDLISQLHHLVAHTSTGRGGTSTLPVILLANKVDLLHLRRVDPQQGPLLAATLGCAFYEVSASEDYSQVHGAFHRLCCQIAKQPLPAPPPVQSAPAEKRRSPLIPRPKSPNMQDLKRRFKQALSAKVRTVTSV, from the exons ATGCGTCTTATCCAGAATATGTCCACCATTGCCGAGTGCGCAACCCCGGAATACACGCTTGCAAGCCGGGCTATTAAGATTGCAGTCATAGGAGGAAGCGGAGTCGGCAAAACAG CGCTGGTGGTGAGGTTCCTGACAAGGCGCTTCATTGGAGACTATGAGAGAAATGCTG GCAACCTGTACTCCAGAGAGGTCCAGGTGGATGGAGACCAAGTCAGCCTCCAGGTTCAGGACACCCCAGGCGCTGAG ctGGCCGACAATGGCATCATCATTCCCGATCATGTGACCTGCTCCATCCAGTGGGCCGACGCCGTGGTGCTGGTGTTCTCTGTAACTGACCGCCGCAGCTTCGACTTGATATCCCAGCTGCACCATCTGGTGGCCCACACCTCCACTGGTAGAGGAGGCACCAGCACGCTACCCGTCATCCTGCTGGCTAACAAGGTCGACCTGCTGCACCTGAGGCGTGTGGACCCACAGCAGGGTCCCTTGCTGGCTGCCACTCTGGGCTGTGCCTTCTATGAGGTGTCGGCCAGTGAGGACTACAGCCAGGTACACGGCGCTTTCCACCGACTGTGCTGCCAGATCGCCAAACAGCCGCTTCCTGCCCCACCGCCCGTCCAAAGTGCCCCTGCCGAGAAGCGGCGCTCGCCACTCATCCCCAGACCAAAGTCACCCAACATGCAGGACCTGAAGAGGCGCTTCAAGCAGGCGCTGTCAGCCAAGGTCAGGACTGTAACCTCTGTGTGA